The DNA region AGAACTGCTTGATCGCCCAGGCTGTCGTGAGGAACCGCTCCGTCAGACGATCCACCGTGAACACGGAGTCGCCGTCCGCCATCGCCAGAGCGGGGAGGATTTGGTCGGCGAGGAATGCGTCCACCGTCGCGCCAGAGGCCATGAACCGCCCCAGGCCGTCGAACGCCTGCTGCGCGATCGCCTCGATGCGGACGCCCTTGATACCCATCGCCGCTGCGCCGCCCAGGCCGTTCTCATACTCGGCCCAGGCCGTCACAAAGGCGCCCGCGCCCTTGGAGGGCGCCTCGACCCAGAGGCATTGAACGTCCAGCCCCGCGTTGTGGGCCAGCCGCTCCAGGTGTGCCATGCCCCGTTCGCCCACGTTGTTTCCCACGTCGCTGGTGGTCACCACCGCCTTCACGGCAACCAGCGGCCCGCGTTCCGCGAAATTCAGACCGGCGAGCATGCTCGGCTCGACTTCCAGCTTCACCTCGCCCCTAGACCCCCGGCCCCAACCTGCCAAGTTGAGCTCTGGATACAAGTACAGCCCCATCCTCCGAAAGGCCTGCACGGTGACGTTCGCGTAGTAATCGAAGCTCAGGACGTGGTGGCCGAAGGTCTCGCCCTGGACCACCAGCGCCGAAAACATCCCGGACCGCGCCAGAACCGGCGCCAGCGTGTTTGCGACCACTAGCGCGCTGGCCAGCCCGGGGCCCTCCGGCGCGTCGTAGACGTCCACGATCTCATTCAGACCGCGCACCCGTTGCGTGGGCATGAAGGCAAGCTCGGAGCTACGGAGTTCACAGCCCTCCAGTTCCGCCCCGCAGCATCGTGCCAGCGGCCGAATCAGAGAGATGTCCTCCGAATTGAGCCCCGGAAACTTGGTGTTGCCTCGAACGTCGGTGATCCTAGCGCCTTGCTGCGTGAGAGCGGCCATGGCGAGCGCCGCTCGAAGGAGCCCCCCGCCGCCCTCGCCATGCGAGCCTTCGAGGTGAACGGCGGAACGAGTGGGCGACATCAGATCTTGAGCTTGAAGATCGCGAACTCGATCAGCTTCAGGGCATAGGTGTAGACCACCACGATGAAGCAGATGAGGAGGAGTTCTTGGAACGGCAGACCGGAAGAGGCGCTCTGGATCACGTCGGCGTCCTTCTGAAAGGTCGCGCGGCCGATCATGCGGTCGATCCCGTCAAGTACGCCCATCGTTGCGGCAAGCAACTGGGGCCGGAACAGAAAATAGCCGCCGATGAAGCCAAAGGAAACCAAGGGCAGAACCAGCTTGTATTTGTGCTTCTGGTGCTCGTTATAGATGACGCACTGCATGCAGCGCTGATGCTTTTGCGCCAGGGTGAGCTGGTTGTTTTTGGGGATGTATTTCGAGGCCGAGACCTGATCCTTGGGGATCGTCCTTCCGCTCATCGCCTCGCGAATCACGGACTCCTCGCACATGCAGCCGACTTTCTCGCGCCAGCAGCACTTCCTTGCATGGAAGATCGGGCAGCGTTCACGGACGAATTTGCGGCAGAAGGGAAGCTGCCAGCACTTGCCCATGAACACATTCGAGATCTGCTCTTCTTCCTTGATGCCCTTGCCGTACTTGAGCTGATCGGCCCTCGAGCCGATCTTGGAGCGCATGGAGACCCGCTGGGCGATGTCGATGGTGGTCACGCCGATGGCGAGCAGCCCAAAGAGCGTGCCGGCAAGCTGAATGGAACCCAGCGCCTTTTGGCCGACGGGCCCGGGAACCATGCCGCTGCCGAAGAGGCTGGGCAGAAACAGCGGCGCAAAAAACAGAGCCGCCGCACCGACGAGTTGGAGAAACCCCAGCGTCTCCTCGCCCCAGAACGAGTAGGCCGTGCCAACGCCCAGCGCCAGCGACCCCGCGATTAGGAGCTTTTCAAAGAGCTGGATGTTGGAGATGGCTTGCTCGGGGCTCGCGCTGCCGCCACCCCCCGCGAACGATGCGAACGTGAAAACCAAGAACCCGAGACCCAGCACGGTCGCGCCAAGACCCCCCCAAAGCAGGAAGCGGGCAGCACTGTCCAGGACGTCGCTAAAGACGTCATTTGCTTCGGTTCGCTGTGGCTGAAAGTTCGGTGAACTCATCGGTTGCTCGGCCCCGAAACCGCGGCGTCCCTTGGGCTACATCTACGTTATTTCTTGACGCGCTCGAGATATGCGTCGGTTCTCGTATCGACCTTGACCACGTCCCCCACGTTGATGTGGAACGGCACATTCACCATGGCTCCAGTTTCCAGCTTCGCGGGTTTGGTGCTGCTGCCGCTAACGGTGTCGCCACGATACCCCGGGTCGGTCTCGACAACTTCGAGTTCGACGAAATTAGGCAGTTCGTATCCCAAAACTTCGCCCCCGGCTTCGAGGCTGGTCACTTCCATTTCTTCCTTGAGGTACTTGCCTTGTTCGCCGAGGCTCTCCTCAGTGACCGGAGTCTGCTCATAGGTGTCCAGGTCCATCAGGACCAGTTCATTGCCTTGACGGTAAAGGAACTGCATCTTCTTCTTTTCGATGAAAGCGGGTTCCACCTTTTCGCCTGAGCGGAAGGTCTTTTCCAGAGTCCGCCCGGATTTGACGTTGCGAAGGCGGGTGCGGATGAAAGCGCCGCCCTTGCCAGGCTTTACATGCTGGAACTCGACGATTGTGAAGATCTCGCCATCGAGATAGAAGTGCATTCCGTTTCGAAAGTCGCTGGTGTCA from Armatimonadota bacterium includes:
- the efp gene encoding elongation factor P, which codes for MHFYLDGEIFTIVEFQHVKPGKGGAFIRTRLRNVKSGRTLEKTFRSGEKVEPAFIEKKKMQFLYRQGNELVLMDLDTYEQTPVTEESLGEQGKYLKEEMEVTSLEAGGEVLGYELPNFVELEVVETDPGYRGDTVSGSSTKPAKLETGAMVNVPFHINVGDVVKVDTRTDAYLERVKK